Proteins from a genomic interval of Stomatohabitans albus:
- the hemW gene encoding radical SAM family heme chaperone HemW, translated as MPVGTPRGLYVHVPFCAKRCDYCDFTTFAGRDDQMADYVDALCTELRRIGQVWEGHTLHTLFIGGGTPTLLEPTHLAEMLDTISTAFQWAPDAEWTIEANPETVTAITANCLADHGINRVSMGAQSFDPMVLDLLGRWHRPGQVAQAVTHVRDANIAQVSLDLIFGTPGETVESWAGSLQTALDLGPDHLSAYALTVEPATPYGRRAKINPQLIPDEDLQGERLAVTAELLSDWDHYEVSNWARTPYNRCRHNLAYWHGDDWLAAGVGATGALGNRRWWNTRSIDRYLKAIAQHQSPEGGSEQLDADALRLEALMMGLRTVEGVAKTRVEPLDAAQLQALYTSGLLIDQGEMIHVPPTHFNQVDGIVRALI; from the coding sequence ATGCCCGTTGGAACTCCACGGGGGCTGTATGTTCACGTGCCGTTTTGTGCGAAACGGTGTGACTATTGTGATTTCACTACCTTTGCTGGCCGTGACGATCAAATGGCTGACTATGTCGATGCCTTATGCACGGAGTTACGCCGTATTGGACAAGTGTGGGAGGGCCACACCCTGCACACCTTGTTTATCGGGGGCGGTACCCCCACCCTGCTTGAGCCGACGCACTTAGCCGAGATGCTTGACACGATTAGCACCGCATTCCAATGGGCGCCAGATGCGGAATGGACGATTGAAGCTAACCCTGAAACCGTGACGGCAATAACCGCCAACTGTCTCGCAGACCACGGGATTAATCGGGTGAGCATGGGGGCACAGAGTTTTGACCCGATGGTGCTTGATCTGTTGGGTCGCTGGCATCGTCCCGGGCAAGTAGCCCAAGCGGTTACGCACGTACGTGATGCCAACATCGCGCAAGTGAGCTTGGATCTTATCTTTGGCACCCCAGGTGAAACGGTGGAGAGTTGGGCTGGCAGCCTACAGACCGCCCTTGATCTTGGCCCTGACCATCTCAGTGCCTATGCGCTAACCGTGGAGCCAGCCACTCCGTATGGGCGACGAGCGAAAATCAATCCCCAACTCATCCCTGATGAGGATCTCCAGGGCGAACGCTTAGCCGTGACTGCTGAACTGCTTAGTGACTGGGACCATTACGAAGTGAGTAATTGGGCACGTACCCCGTATAACCGTTGTCGTCATAACCTCGCCTATTGGCACGGTGATGACTGGCTCGCCGCAGGGGTAGGAGCGACCGGAGCTCTTGGCAATCGGCGATGGTGGAATACTCGCTCTATTGACCGCTATTTGAAGGCGATTGCCCAACATCAGTCACCTGAAGGGGGGAGTGAGCAACTTGATGCTGATGCACTGCGCCTTGAAGCCTTGATGATGGGGTTGCGTACCGTGGAGGGTGTTGCAAAAACACGTGTTGAGCCATTAGACGCAGCACAACTGCAGGCCTTGTATACGTCCGGGCTACTAATCGACCAAGGTGAAATGATTCATGTTCCTCCGACTCATTTCAACCAAGTTGATGGCATTGTGCGTGCCCTCATTTAA
- the trpA gene encoding tryptophan synthase subunit alpha: protein MSRYPDCFNRLAKRQEGALVPFTMVGDPDIEGSLAVIDALVAGGADALELGIPFSDPVADGPVIQSAHIRALAAGTTASSAFTLLGTIRSRYPDIPIGLLVYANLVHSLGLATFYEMCATVGVDSVLIPDVPIRESAPFTNAARNAGIDPVYIAPPSATQPTLDAVATATHGYVYAVSRVGVTGTDQEAETTDLPKIVAGLRTAASAPILLGFGISQPTHVRAALVAGADGAITGSAVVKIIESHVAVWEQEPTTAQVQSLQQELEAFIASMKAATHRPELVSP, encoded by the coding sequence ATGTCTCGTTATCCTGACTGTTTTAACCGGTTGGCCAAGCGCCAAGAAGGAGCATTGGTGCCCTTCACGATGGTTGGAGACCCCGACATCGAAGGAAGTTTGGCCGTTATTGATGCCCTCGTAGCGGGTGGTGCTGACGCTTTAGAACTTGGTATCCCCTTTTCTGATCCTGTAGCCGATGGCCCAGTTATTCAATCAGCGCATATTCGTGCGTTAGCTGCCGGTACCACGGCGTCAAGTGCATTTACGCTGCTGGGCACCATACGTTCTCGGTATCCTGACATACCAATCGGATTGTTGGTATACGCCAACTTGGTACACAGTTTGGGGTTGGCCACCTTTTATGAGATGTGTGCAACTGTAGGTGTTGACTCGGTCCTCATTCCCGATGTTCCGATTAGAGAGTCTGCTCCATTTACAAACGCGGCTCGCAATGCAGGGATTGATCCGGTGTATATCGCACCCCCTTCAGCAACCCAACCCACGCTCGACGCCGTGGCAACCGCAACACACGGCTATGTGTATGCCGTCTCCCGAGTAGGCGTTACCGGCACCGACCAAGAAGCTGAAACCACCGACCTTCCGAAGATTGTTGCGGGGCTTCGCACAGCTGCGTCGGCACCTATTTTGCTTGGGTTTGGTATCTCCCAACCCACCCATGTTCGAGCGGCGCTGGTAGCCGGTGCTGATGGGGCGATCACCGGTAGTGCCGTGGTGAAGATCATTGAATCTCATGTAGCGGTTTGGGAACAGGAGCCAACGACTGCGCAGGTGCAATCCTTACAGCAAGAGCTAGAAGCCTTTATTGCTTCAATGAAAGCAGCTACACACCGCCCAGAACTCGTTTCACCATAA
- the trpB gene encoding tryptophan synthase subunit beta, whose product MSTPIPSSRVQPENVLKQIIATRTTRLPELRAQYGHLRGVQLPRSTRSLEAALRTRSEQGAPRAIGPALVMECKSASPTLGTIRQHYDPARLAQQYAPYAAAISVLTEPDRFGGTFTHLTAVSKVVHQPVICKDFIIDPIQIHAARHAGADAVLLMLSVLDDTAYQQFSALASALGMDVLTEVGDKDQLNRAIALGSRIIGINNRDLRTLSTDLGKTETLAPHVPQGVIVVGESGIRDRNDVTRLTPFVDALLVGSHLSGADDPATAARDLAGGQPSMGPDSLIHDDAILQWKPRSSAQLGDQEPHQHDPLRQEPEQNTVLPAYFGSFGGQYVPELLIPALDELEAAFVDAIDDPGFIAEINALLHRYLGRPTPVTELRNLPGHHRARILLKREDLVHGGAHKGNQVLGQALLAKRMGKKRVIAETGAGQHGTATAMICALLGLECTIYMGATDVVRQAANVERMELMGATVIPVTAGSGTLKDAVNEALRDWTATFGTSHYLLGTAAGPHPFPTMVREFHRIISTEARAQVLAHTGRLPDAVVACVGGGSNAIGTFAEFIDDASVTLYGVEPAGKGLHTDHHGAPIHAGKTGLLHGTHSYLMRTDDGQVLESYSISAGLDYPGVGPEHAWLAQTGRATYVGVTDDEAVAAFCALARHEGIIPALESSHALAHAFHLADAAPDSQDPPVILVCLSGRGDKDLDHVRDYLGGSFSDDGAVARAAELVDHARAYPHGSSSIPSSADQPTTM is encoded by the coding sequence ATGTCTACCCCTATCCCTTCATCCCGCGTTCAACCTGAGAATGTACTTAAACAGATTATTGCCACTCGCACGACCCGACTTCCTGAACTTCGTGCACAGTATGGCCATCTTCGTGGCGTACAGCTTCCGCGTTCAACACGATCACTCGAAGCAGCGCTACGCACGCGTTCTGAACAAGGAGCGCCTCGCGCGATTGGCCCCGCCCTCGTTATGGAGTGCAAGTCAGCGTCACCAACCTTGGGCACCATCCGCCAGCACTATGACCCAGCGCGATTGGCCCAACAGTATGCCCCCTATGCGGCGGCCATTAGCGTGCTAACCGAACCTGATCGTTTTGGTGGTACCTTCACCCATCTCACCGCCGTTAGCAAGGTCGTACACCAACCGGTGATTTGTAAAGACTTCATCATCGATCCCATTCAAATTCACGCGGCACGCCATGCCGGGGCAGATGCGGTCCTCCTGATGCTTTCAGTCCTTGATGACACGGCCTACCAACAGTTTTCAGCGCTGGCGTCCGCACTCGGCATGGATGTCTTAACCGAAGTGGGCGATAAAGACCAGCTCAATCGTGCAATCGCACTGGGGAGTCGCATCATCGGCATCAATAATCGTGATTTACGCACCCTCTCAACCGACCTTGGGAAAACAGAAACCTTGGCCCCGCACGTCCCTCAGGGGGTTATTGTGGTTGGGGAATCAGGGATTCGAGACCGTAATGACGTCACGCGACTCACCCCATTCGTTGATGCCCTCCTGGTTGGCTCGCACCTCTCTGGCGCTGATGACCCCGCAACCGCGGCTCGTGACCTCGCCGGAGGGCAACCCTCCATGGGGCCAGACAGCTTGATCCACGATGATGCCATATTGCAGTGGAAACCGCGTTCGAGTGCGCAACTCGGTGACCAAGAACCGCATCAGCATGACCCGTTACGACAAGAACCGGAGCAGAACACCGTGCTACCGGCCTATTTTGGTTCCTTTGGCGGCCAATATGTGCCAGAGTTATTGATCCCTGCCCTGGACGAACTTGAAGCTGCGTTTGTCGACGCCATCGACGACCCGGGATTTATCGCGGAGATCAATGCGCTGTTACATCGGTATTTAGGACGACCCACCCCCGTCACCGAATTACGCAATCTTCCTGGTCATCATCGGGCACGCATTCTGTTAAAACGTGAAGATCTCGTACATGGGGGTGCCCATAAAGGGAATCAAGTACTTGGCCAAGCACTATTAGCCAAGCGCATGGGGAAGAAACGTGTCATAGCCGAAACGGGAGCCGGTCAGCATGGGACTGCTACGGCGATGATATGTGCGCTGTTAGGACTGGAATGCACCATTTATATGGGGGCCACTGATGTGGTCCGCCAAGCCGCCAATGTTGAACGGATGGAGTTGATGGGCGCAACCGTCATTCCCGTCACGGCAGGGTCAGGCACATTAAAAGACGCCGTAAACGAAGCCTTACGGGATTGGACGGCAACGTTTGGTACCAGCCACTATCTACTGGGTACGGCAGCCGGCCCACATCCATTCCCGACAATGGTGCGTGAGTTCCACCGGATTATCTCAACAGAAGCCCGTGCCCAGGTGCTCGCCCATACTGGTCGCCTCCCCGATGCCGTGGTTGCGTGCGTGGGTGGTGGGTCGAATGCGATTGGCACCTTTGCAGAGTTCATTGATGATGCGTCTGTCACCCTCTACGGTGTTGAACCCGCAGGGAAGGGCCTCCATACCGACCACCACGGCGCACCAATTCATGCGGGCAAAACGGGTCTCTTACACGGAACACACTCGTATTTGATGCGCACTGATGATGGCCAAGTGCTTGAATCGTATTCCATTTCTGCAGGACTGGATTATCCGGGGGTTGGTCCTGAACATGCCTGGTTAGCCCAAACAGGCCGTGCCACCTATGTGGGGGTAACCGACGATGAGGCTGTTGCAGCATTCTGTGCGCTTGCTCGCCATGAAGGCATCATCCCTGCCCTCGAATCATCCCACGCCCTTGCCCATGCGTTCCACCTCGCTGACGCGGCGCCTGACAGCCAAGACCCTCCGGTCATTCTTGTGTGTTTATCTGGCCGTGGCGATAAGGACCTCGACCATGTGCGCGACTATCTCGGCGGTTCGTTTAGCGATGATGGTGCTGTTGCCAGAGCGGCTGAACTCGTTGACCACGCCCGTGCATATCCTCACGGCTCATCGTCAATCCCTTCTTCGGCTGACCAACCCACAACGATGTAA
- a CDS encoding anthranilate synthase component II, with protein MRIVLLDNYDSFVYNLVDQCRVLGATTAVYRNSAPLSQVLAALEPTATEEAEGIRPLLCVSPGPGHPRTAGTLMALTEAALRRGIPFLGICLGFQGLVEQCGGSITRIEPVHGQADRIYLTAAGRQEPGFVSLACSHLDVARYHSLGTRRLPDSLVPLAHTGDDVVMAAKHHTQPAIGLQFHPESLLTGQGPALLTALIGVLTGAMNNARRRT; from the coding sequence ATGCGTATCGTGCTCTTGGATAATTACGACTCATTTGTCTATAACCTTGTTGATCAATGTAGGGTACTGGGGGCAACAACGGCGGTGTACCGCAATAGTGCGCCGCTTAGCCAGGTCCTCGCCGCCCTCGAACCAACTGCCACTGAAGAAGCTGAAGGTATTCGGCCACTACTCTGTGTTTCGCCAGGCCCCGGTCACCCACGTACAGCTGGCACATTAATGGCACTTACCGAAGCCGCGCTGCGCCGTGGGATTCCCTTCCTCGGGATTTGTCTTGGGTTCCAAGGTCTGGTGGAACAATGTGGCGGATCCATCACTCGGATTGAGCCGGTTCATGGACAAGCCGACCGAATCTACCTCACCGCCGCTGGTCGACAAGAGCCAGGGTTCGTATCCCTCGCATGCAGTCACCTTGACGTCGCACGATACCACTCACTTGGTACACGACGGCTTCCCGACTCGCTCGTACCCCTAGCCCATACCGGCGACGATGTTGTGATGGCTGCCAAACATCACACACAACCGGCTATCGGCCTGCAATTTCATCCCGAATCGCTTTTGACTGGGCAAGGCCCAGCACTCTTAACGGCCCTTATTGGTGTGCTCACCGGGGCAATGAACAATGCAAGGAGGCGTACATGA
- the holA gene encoding DNA polymerase III subunit delta, with translation MARAWIITSPYSLPIQRQVASQIATLSQDDQDVTLTEVHGADLREGTYPDLRTADLFGSTRVFVVRNAETMSAEAGRVLCADILAGDLAAELILTTTGSISSKKLVKAIKDQDGFIELAVPKDTDTTAWERLVDDEFARHGLQANDEAVHAIIESAGYNVDLIGEKVAQVNASVQQPTVTGEDVANVVVGYGSKGVFVLADQMLAGDVEGALKALRGCLEAGDEPLSILGGLTYKVRQLISVVTQLSPKEGGVYVPRGQIQQFQAIRQRFLPGEMTKVVGHLAACDVEIKSGDLGPQAAIERCVLSIASSPVWAVPNPDREILR, from the coding sequence ATGGCACGCGCATGGATTATTACCAGTCCGTACTCGTTACCGATTCAACGGCAAGTAGCCAGTCAAATAGCCACGCTGAGCCAAGATGATCAAGACGTTACGCTCACTGAGGTCCACGGCGCCGATCTTCGAGAAGGTACGTATCCCGATTTGAGAACTGCTGACCTCTTTGGATCAACACGTGTCTTTGTCGTCCGCAATGCTGAGACGATGTCCGCTGAAGCTGGTCGGGTGCTCTGTGCTGACATCCTTGCAGGTGATTTGGCGGCTGAATTGATATTGACAACAACCGGTTCGATTTCATCAAAAAAGCTGGTCAAGGCCATTAAGGATCAGGATGGATTTATCGAGTTAGCTGTCCCCAAAGATACTGATACAACCGCCTGGGAACGCCTTGTTGATGATGAGTTCGCTCGCCACGGTTTACAGGCCAACGACGAAGCAGTACACGCCATTATTGAGTCGGCAGGTTATAACGTCGATTTGATTGGCGAAAAAGTTGCGCAAGTCAACGCCTCAGTACAACAGCCCACGGTAACGGGTGAAGATGTTGCCAACGTTGTGGTGGGTTACGGGTCAAAGGGGGTGTTTGTCCTTGCCGACCAGATGCTTGCTGGAGATGTTGAAGGTGCGTTGAAAGCCTTGCGGGGGTGTCTCGAAGCTGGAGATGAACCACTTAGCATTTTGGGCGGGTTGACCTATAAGGTCCGCCAACTGATCTCCGTTGTGACCCAGCTTTCACCAAAAGAAGGGGGTGTGTACGTTCCTCGGGGGCAAATTCAACAATTCCAAGCCATACGTCAGCGGTTCTTACCGGGTGAAATGACAAAGGTGGTGGGTCATCTTGCCGCCTGCGACGTAGAAATTAAGAGCGGTGATTTAGGACCTCAAGCAGCGATAGAACGCTGTGTGCTGAGCATTGCAAGTAGTCCGGTGTGGGCCGTACCAAACCCGGATCGTGAAATCTTGCGCTGA
- the rpsT gene encoding 30S ribosomal protein S20, with product MANIKSQMKRNRQTIKATLRNRSIKSELHTYKRKFLTALEAGDVDVATEALRDVSRKYDVAVSKGVLHKRTAANKKSGLAARLNKLTATA from the coding sequence ATGGCAAATATTAAGAGCCAGATGAAGCGTAACCGCCAGACCATCAAGGCGACCCTTCGTAACCGTTCCATCAAGAGCGAGCTGCACACCTACAAGCGCAAGTTCTTGACCGCGCTCGAAGCTGGCGATGTTGATGTAGCCACCGAAGCCCTTCGTGATGTCAGCCGTAAATATGATGTCGCCGTGTCCAAGGGTGTGCTACACAAGCGCACTGCTGCGAATAAGAAGAGCGGTCTTGCTGCCCGGTTGAACAAGTTGACCGCCACCGCCTAG
- the trpD gene encoding anthranilate phosphoribosyltransferase, with product MSTLLPAVQERIQAVVQGERLSQIEAHSVFESLSNGLVPDVTISALLAALRARGETAAEVAGAAQAFRAAAVPFPHTGLDLIDIVGTGGDGHHTINISTAAGLVGASMGLFVAKHGNRSVSSLTGSADVITALGIPIELEPGSAAEAVKQDHFCFLFAQRYHPAMRYVAPIRNILATPTVFNLLGPLVNPAPLAYQVMGVANPEVLDMIAQTLACLGRKKALVVHGSGVDEIALHGPTEIREIDRNGIRTYTVTPESLGMHTWTLQDLVGGDSATNAQALNAVFEGNGTQAHKETVAVNTGAMLYTAGQAASIAEGAQAALEHIQRGAVADHLATMRK from the coding sequence ATGAGTACGTTATTACCCGCTGTCCAAGAACGTATCCAGGCGGTTGTTCAAGGTGAACGGCTGAGCCAAATCGAAGCCCATTCAGTTTTTGAGTCGCTCAGTAATGGGTTGGTTCCCGACGTAACGATCTCGGCGTTGCTCGCTGCCCTCCGTGCCCGAGGGGAAACCGCTGCGGAAGTGGCTGGCGCAGCCCAAGCGTTTCGTGCCGCAGCCGTCCCCTTTCCCCATACCGGCTTAGACCTGATTGACATTGTGGGTACCGGCGGAGACGGACATCACACCATCAATATCTCTACCGCTGCCGGTCTTGTTGGAGCCTCAATGGGATTATTTGTCGCCAAACACGGGAACCGCTCCGTGTCCTCACTAACTGGTAGCGCTGATGTCATCACGGCACTGGGTATTCCTATAGAACTTGAACCGGGTAGCGCCGCAGAAGCGGTCAAACAGGACCACTTTTGTTTTCTTTTTGCCCAGCGCTACCACCCGGCAATGCGCTATGTGGCTCCTATCCGCAACATCCTGGCCACCCCAACGGTATTTAACTTATTGGGACCACTCGTTAACCCTGCCCCATTGGCCTATCAAGTCATGGGGGTAGCAAATCCTGAGGTTTTAGACATGATCGCACAAACGCTTGCGTGCCTTGGGCGTAAAAAAGCACTCGTGGTCCACGGCTCCGGGGTTGATGAGATTGCCTTACACGGGCCGACTGAAATACGTGAAATTGACCGCAACGGTATACGCACGTACACGGTGACCCCTGAGTCATTGGGAATGCACACCTGGACCCTTCAAGACCTCGTTGGTGGTGACTCGGCAACGAACGCCCAGGCACTCAACGCGGTATTTGAAGGCAACGGAACGCAAGCCCACAAAGAAACGGTGGCCGTAAACACCGGCGCAATGTTATATACCGCCGGCCAGGCCGCCTCTATAGCAGAAGGTGCGCAAGCAGCGTTGGAACACATTCAGCGCGGTGCGGTCGCTGATCACCTTGCAACTATGAGGAAATAG
- the lepA gene encoding translation elongation factor 4, giving the protein MSYPIDRIRNFAIIAHVDHGKSTLADRMLQATNLVDARQMRDQYLDRMDIERERGITIKAQSVRMPYTASDGNEYLLNLIDTPGHVDFSYEVSRAMNACEGAILLVDAAQGMEAQTIANLYLAIDAGLEVIPVLNKIDLPAARPDEVAAEICGLLGGDPEDILKVSAKTGVGVPEVLEEIVRRVPAPTGDPNAPTTALIFDSIFDSYRGVIVYARVMDGTLHTGDAIKMMATGFTGTIDELGVTSPEPMPINELGPGEVGYLTAAIKGIGEAKVGDTITLGGKQSAPEPLPGYREPTPMVFCGLYPVDSADFPELRDALEKIQVNDASFNFEPETSAALGFGFRAGFLGLLHMEIITERLDREYNIPLVATAPSVAYDVTTTNNGVLHVSNPAEFPDAGFISSIVEPTVNAMIYTPSEFVGAVMQLCEGRRGTMLKMDYLTETRVEIRYNLPLAEIVFDFFDKLKSSTRGYASLDYEPAEPKAANLVKVDILLNGETVDAFSSIVHRDKAYEYGKGMVGRLRELIPRQLFDVPIQAAIGSKIISRETVKARRKDVLAKCYGGDVSRKRKLLEKQKAGKKRMKSVGTVEVPQEAFVAALSVGD; this is encoded by the coding sequence ATGTCTTACCCTATTGACCGCATCCGTAATTTCGCGATCATTGCCCATGTTGACCACGGCAAGTCCACATTGGCCGACCGCATGTTGCAAGCTACCAATCTAGTTGATGCGCGCCAGATGCGAGATCAATACCTAGACCGTATGGACATTGAACGTGAACGCGGCATAACGATTAAGGCTCAAAGTGTGCGGATGCCCTACACCGCCTCCGACGGTAATGAATACCTCTTGAACCTCATTGATACTCCTGGTCACGTTGACTTTTCCTATGAGGTGAGTCGGGCGATGAACGCCTGTGAAGGGGCCATTTTGCTGGTGGATGCCGCACAAGGGATGGAAGCGCAGACGATTGCGAACCTCTACCTGGCTATCGATGCCGGATTAGAAGTCATTCCGGTACTGAACAAAATTGACTTGCCTGCGGCACGCCCTGATGAGGTAGCCGCTGAGATTTGTGGGCTTTTGGGTGGAGACCCAGAGGATATTTTGAAGGTGAGTGCCAAAACCGGGGTTGGGGTTCCCGAGGTGCTCGAAGAAATTGTTCGTCGAGTACCAGCCCCCACCGGTGACCCGAATGCGCCAACCACCGCCCTTATTTTCGACTCTATTTTCGATTCCTACCGCGGGGTGATTGTGTACGCCCGCGTTATGGACGGCACCCTCCACACCGGCGATGCCATCAAGATGATGGCTACTGGGTTTACCGGCACAATTGATGAGCTCGGCGTCACAAGCCCTGAGCCAATGCCCATTAATGAGCTTGGCCCTGGTGAAGTGGGCTATTTGACGGCAGCTATCAAGGGGATCGGCGAGGCAAAGGTCGGTGACACGATCACCTTAGGTGGAAAACAATCAGCCCCAGAACCTTTGCCTGGATACCGTGAACCCACACCGATGGTCTTTTGTGGGCTCTATCCCGTTGATAGCGCAGATTTTCCAGAGCTTCGTGATGCTTTGGAAAAGATTCAAGTGAATGATGCGAGTTTTAATTTTGAACCAGAAACCTCAGCAGCACTAGGGTTCGGGTTCCGTGCTGGTTTCCTTGGGCTATTGCACATGGAAATCATCACTGAACGCTTGGACCGTGAATACAATATTCCGCTTGTGGCAACCGCCCCAAGTGTGGCTTACGACGTAACCACCACCAATAATGGGGTGCTCCACGTCTCCAACCCTGCTGAGTTCCCTGACGCTGGGTTTATCAGCTCAATCGTTGAACCGACTGTCAACGCCATGATTTATACGCCGAGTGAGTTTGTCGGGGCAGTGATGCAGTTATGTGAAGGTCGGCGCGGCACGATGCTGAAAATGGATTATCTGACCGAAACGCGCGTTGAGATTCGCTACAACCTGCCTCTCGCTGAAATTGTGTTCGATTTCTTTGACAAGCTAAAGAGCTCCACCCGTGGCTATGCGTCACTGGACTACGAGCCGGCAGAACCCAAAGCGGCAAACCTGGTGAAGGTCGATATTTTGCTCAATGGCGAAACCGTGGATGCGTTTAGTTCAATTGTGCACCGTGACAAAGCCTATGAATATGGCAAAGGCATGGTGGGCCGTCTCCGTGAATTGATTCCACGCCAGCTCTTCGATGTGCCTATCCAGGCAGCGATCGGGTCAAAGATCATTAGTCGTGAAACGGTCAAGGCACGTCGCAAGGATGTGTTGGCCAAATGTTATGGCGGTGATGTGAGTCGTAAGCGCAAACTACTTGAAAAGCAGAAAGCCGGTAAAAAGCGTATGAAAAGTGTGGGCACCGTTGAGGTTCCCCAAGAAGCCTTTGTTGCCGCGCTATCAGTGGGGGATTAG
- a CDS encoding anthranilate synthase component 1, which translates to MESPPYTLTYPVAYHADGGAILATLAAQRVIATIDGRPADAVLLDSADIDARNQLTTIVMLEASLRVTCTGSEVVAEVLPHAESDGQAGLDRLASALPDAIRERTATTLRLNLPVRGDNHTATNYEEHERLQAISTLEPLRILANASVDHPHLPLEVGVFAFDYVAAFEPLPRVGKGLNTCPDYLFYDTRIMLVIDHPTKQATLVGVSHDQTALALRLDQIAKALTTVNNRVGVQKLDRSPQVHTRSIGHTKEIHAIPTISDTDFCATVTQMRSHIEAGDIYQVVPSRGFTMPCPDTLGAYRILRDANPSPYMFYLGTPTFELAGASPESSLLYSTAPGKVAIRPIAGTKPRGLTADGSVDHERDTRLELELRTDEKELAEHIMLVDLARNDVARVSTPGTRRVSALMRVDRYSRVMHLVSEVTGELASDLDALDAFRASMTMGTLTGAPKLRAAALIRESEGIRRGSYGGAVGYLRGDGEFDTCIVIRSAFVKDGIALVQSGAGVVHSSVPEMETAETVHKARAVLEAIAKSQGAVLVINQDGEC; encoded by the coding sequence ATGGAATCACCCCCTTACACACTCACCTACCCCGTTGCATACCATGCAGACGGTGGGGCTATTCTTGCGACCCTCGCTGCTCAGCGCGTTATTGCTACCATCGATGGGCGCCCTGCTGATGCGGTATTGCTCGATAGTGCCGATATTGACGCCCGTAATCAACTGACCACAATCGTGATGCTTGAAGCATCACTGCGCGTGACGTGTACTGGATCAGAGGTGGTTGCTGAGGTACTCCCCCATGCTGAATCTGATGGTCAAGCTGGCCTTGATCGTCTTGCTAGCGCACTTCCTGATGCGATACGAGAACGCACCGCAACTACATTGCGACTAAACCTTCCGGTGCGTGGAGACAACCATACGGCCACCAACTATGAAGAACATGAGCGCTTACAAGCGATATCCACGCTTGAGCCGCTCCGTATTTTGGCTAACGCCTCGGTTGACCACCCCCACCTTCCACTTGAAGTCGGTGTGTTTGCCTTTGACTATGTGGCTGCTTTTGAACCGCTTCCTCGTGTAGGAAAGGGGTTGAATACGTGTCCGGATTATTTGTTTTATGACACCCGTATCATGCTGGTGATTGATCACCCAACGAAACAGGCAACGTTGGTAGGGGTATCCCACGACCAAACAGCATTAGCCCTTCGTCTTGATCAAATTGCCAAAGCGTTGACGACCGTCAACAACCGTGTGGGTGTCCAGAAACTTGACCGATCACCCCAAGTCCATACGCGATCCATTGGACATACCAAAGAAATCCATGCAATTCCAACCATTAGTGATACTGATTTTTGCGCTACCGTAACGCAGATGCGCAGCCATATTGAGGCTGGCGATATTTACCAAGTGGTTCCATCTCGCGGATTTACGATGCCATGCCCGGACACCCTTGGGGCGTACCGGATCCTTCGAGACGCCAACCCCAGCCCCTATATGTTTTATCTGGGTACGCCCACATTCGAGCTTGCTGGCGCTTCACCAGAGTCATCACTCCTGTACTCAACTGCACCTGGCAAAGTTGCGATCCGTCCGATAGCGGGAACTAAACCGCGTGGCCTTACCGCAGATGGGTCAGTGGACCACGAACGCGACACTCGACTGGAGTTAGAACTCCGCACTGATGAAAAGGAACTCGCTGAGCACATCATGCTCGTTGACTTGGCTCGGAATGATGTGGCCAGGGTGAGTACACCTGGTACACGACGAGTCAGCGCCCTCATGCGTGTCGACCGGTACTCACGGGTGATGCATTTGGTGTCAGAGGTGACGGGTGAACTGGCAAGTGACCTTGATGCCCTTGATGCCTTTCGCGCCTCAATGACCATGGGCACCTTGACCGGTGCACCGAAATTGCGTGCTGCCGCGCTGATTCGTGAAAGTGAAGGGATACGACGTGGTTCATACGGGGGCGCCGTGGGCTATTTACGTGGTGATGGTGAATTTGATACCTGCATCGTTATCCGTTCTGCCTTCGTTAAGGATGGGATAGCCCTTGTTCAATCCGGTGCTGGGGTGGTGCATTCCTCAGTACCCGAAATGGAAACTGCTGAAACAGTGCACAAAGCACGCGCGGTACTTGAAGCCATTGCCAAGAGCCAAGGGGCTGTACTCGTGATCAACCAAGACGGTGAGTGTTGA